Proteins encoded in a region of the Saccharothrix ecbatanensis genome:
- a CDS encoding carbohydrate ABC transporter permease, translating to MTTLHQVPPTSPPLDPPPPAKTRNLAWRITRPVLTYTAMVVVALLVLVPFAWMLSSSLKRNNEVFTVPIQWIPDELRWSNFVDIWDRIPLAAYLGNSLFLSVTITLLQVLTGSFAAYGFAKVRFPGRNALFLMYIATIAVPWQAYMVPQYIMMQKMELTNTYWSIILLQAFGAFGVFLMRQYYMSIPDELCEAARIDGLNEYGIYWRIILPLSKPALASLALLTFVTTWNDYMGPFIYLTSNELWTVQLGLRSFVGQYDAEYAMIMTGAVLSVLPILLLFLLGQRYFIRGIATTGLKG from the coding sequence ATGACCACGTTGCACCAAGTGCCGCCGACCTCGCCGCCACTCGACCCGCCACCTCCGGCCAAGACCCGCAACCTCGCGTGGCGGATCACCCGACCGGTGCTCACCTACACCGCCATGGTCGTGGTGGCACTGCTCGTGCTCGTCCCGTTCGCGTGGATGCTCTCCTCGTCGCTCAAGCGCAACAACGAGGTGTTCACGGTCCCGATCCAGTGGATCCCGGACGAACTCCGCTGGTCGAACTTCGTGGACATCTGGGACCGCATCCCGCTGGCCGCCTACCTCGGCAACTCGCTGTTCCTCTCGGTGACGATCACGCTGTTGCAGGTGCTCACCGGCAGCTTCGCCGCGTACGGGTTCGCCAAGGTGCGGTTCCCCGGCCGGAACGCGTTGTTCCTGATGTACATCGCCACGATCGCCGTGCCGTGGCAGGCGTACATGGTGCCGCAGTACATCATGATGCAGAAGATGGAACTGACGAACACGTACTGGTCGATCATCCTGTTGCAGGCGTTCGGCGCGTTCGGCGTGTTCCTGATGCGGCAGTACTACATGTCGATCCCGGACGAGTTGTGCGAGGCCGCGCGCATCGACGGGTTGAACGAGTACGGGATCTACTGGCGGATCATCCTGCCGCTGTCGAAACCGGCGCTCGCCAGCCTGGCGCTGCTCACGTTCGTCACCACCTGGAACGACTACATGGGTCCGTTCATCTACCTGACCAGCAACGAACTGTGGACCGTGCAGCTTGGTCTGCGCTCGTTCGTCGGCCAGTACGACGCCGAGTACGCCATGATCATGACCGGTGCGGTGTTGTCGGTGCTGCCGATCCTGCTGCTCTTCTTGTTGGGGCAGCGGTACTTCATCCGCGGTATCGCGACGACCGGGCTCAAGGGGTGA